One genomic window of Paramormyrops kingsleyae isolate MSU_618 chromosome 20, PKINGS_0.4, whole genome shotgun sequence includes the following:
- the LOC140581270 gene encoding uncharacterized protein has translation MTFNINRDCKIHRQPHTEKSSHLCSECGKSFSRLGHLKIHQRIHTGERPYQCSQCGKSFSELGTLKIHQRIHTGERPYQCSQCGKSFRHLGHLKNHQRIHTGERPYQCVQCGKSFRHLGHLKNHQRIHTGERPYQCSQCGKSFSQLGNLKKHQLIHTGERPYQCSQCGKSFIQSGTLKIHQRIHTGERPYQCSQCGKRFSELRYLEGHQWIHTGERPYQCSQCGKSFRHFGLLKVHQRIHTGERPYQCSQCGKSFSELGTLKNHQQIHTGEGPYQCSQCGKSFSASGTLKKHQRIHTGKRSFQCSQCGKSFSELGNLKKHQLIHTGERPYQCSQCGKSFIQSETLKKHQRIHTGKRPYQCSQCGKSFIQSGTLKIHQRIHTGERPYQCSQCGKSFIQSGTLKIHQRIHTGERPYQCSQCGKSFSKSGTLKNHQRIHTGERPYQCSQ, from the coding sequence ATGACTTTCAATATAAACAGAGACTGTAAAATACACAGGCAGCCTCACACAGAGAAGTCGTCCCATCTGTGTTctgagtgtgggaagagcttcagtcgatTAGGACACCTAAAGatccaccagcggattcacacaggagagaggccctaccagtgctctcagtgtgggaagagctttagtgagttaggaaccctaaagatccaccagcggattcacacaggagagaggccctaccagtgctcccagtgtgggaagagcttcagacatttaggacacctaaagaatcaccagcggattcacacaggagagaggccctaccagtgcgtccagtgtgggaagagcttcagacatttaggacacctaaagaatcaccagcggattcacacaggagagaggccctaccagtgctcccagtgtgggaagagctttagtcagttaggaaacctaaagaaacaccagctgattcacacaggagagaggccctaccagtgctcccagtgtgggaagagctttattcagtcaggaaccctaaagatccaccagcggattcacacaggagagaggccctaccagtgctcccagtgtgggaagagatTTAGTGAGTTAAGATACCTAGAGGGTCACCagtggattcacacaggagagaggccctaccagtgctctcagtgtgggaagagcttcagacaTTTCGGACTCCTAAAGgtccaccagcggattcacacaggagagaggccttaccagtgctcccagtgtgggaagagctttagtgagttaggaaccctaaagaatCACCAGCAGATTCACACGGGAGAggggccctaccagtgctcccagtgtgggaagagctttagtgcaTCGGGAACCCTAAAGaagcaccagcggattcacacaggaaaGAGGTCcttccagtgctcccagtgtgggaagagctttagtgagttaggaaacctaaagaaacaccagctgattcacacaggagagaggccctaccagtgctctcagtgtgggaagagctttattcAGTCAGAAACTCTAAAGAAACACCAGCGGATACACACAGGaaagaggccctaccagtgctcccagtgtgggaagagctttattcagtcaggaaccctaaagatccaccagcggattcacacaggagagaggccctaccagtgctctcagtgtgggaagagctttattcagtcaggaaccctaaagatccaccagcggattcacacaggagagaggccctaccagtgctcccagtgtgggaagagctttagtaagtcaggaaccctaaagaatcaccagcggattcacacaggagagaggccctaccagtgctcccagtga